ACGATCATCACTAATTAATTAAATGGGGACACTCAGGAGGTGTGTCAGTGCTGGAGGAGAACCCTGAGTTAGGGCATAATCAAGTGCCTTTTATCTGCGGCAGTAGGTGGGCTATCTGTCCCCACTTGGAGACACTGGTAAGCCCGTAGACCTCTGTGACAGGCATTTCTCCTCACTCTTGGGAGTCAGGTGGCCTAGGCTTGCAGGGTTTGTTCTCAGAATACAGAGGTTACTGCTTGTGAGGCCAGTTAGCACAGCTCTGTGCTGCCTCTGCAGTTCCTCCAGCTCAAAGACAAAACTCTGAAAGCCTTCTAATGGCAACATTGTCATACTGGAGCTTTGAATTGTGTTCTTAAGGCTATGTGTGTGGCAGAGGAGGAAAATGCATCTCTAAAAGCTCTAAACACTTGCTCTGGCTGTTTGAAAGGCCCAGAAACTGTTCAACCAACAGTAGAGAACCATGTGTTGCCTAAACCCTCTCCTGCTGCATGCGCAGGGACACACCTGTAACCTCAACAGTCAGGAGGCTGATGCAAGAGAATCACCTTCAGTTCCATGTCCAcacaatcttgtgtgtgtgtgtgtggggggggagtagAATGTCTCTATTTAGAATCCTTTAATTTAGTTATAAAAAAGTAAGAGGCTTTTGTTTCTATGTATCCAGAATATAGCATATAAGAGACAAACGTATTCATTTAATTTAGAATAATCCACAATGCGACATGAAAGCCACTCTGGTAACATGAGGGCACATATTCAGCCCAGAGAAAGCCTCATGAAATCCCTGAATTCTTCAGCTAGAGTACAAACCTGAGCTTTTTGACTTTGTAGACCTAACTGCAGCTTAAGAAGATGCGCCCCaaaatgaaatgtaaacaaataggACAGAGTATCACGGCTCTTTAAAGTAATCACAGGGTGGGTAGCAGCCCTGCTTCCTTTGAATAGCTAATTAGGTATGTGGATGGGTCCAAAGCACATCACTTCTAACTATGAAAATAACTCGGGAACTGCCGCACATGGAGTGGCCAGCCCTCGGGTGATGGGTCTGCAAAGGAATGAGCACGTCACAGTCCTCAGGTTACCAGAGATACTGCCACTCTGTCATACCCAAGCCCCTGAAACTTTAATGACTATCCACCTCTTCATGTCTTTCACCGTGCTTGAATATTTCATGTGGAGAATGGTATGTTGAAACCAGGGGatagaaaacacagagaaagtaAACTGCTGTTCTAAAAAGTCCCAAGCCTTGGCCATCATGTCATAAGTACCACATCCGTCAGACAGTACAACATGACCTACTAGGTGGAAGGAACGGAGGCTCCTGGCTTATCAAATTGATGAGGAAAACGTTGCTGTTTTCAGTGAGAAATCCTCTCATCTTCAGTGACTCTCAGTTTGGGGTtgcaaagagaaagaacatggacACGCAGCAAGTCCTGGAAGAAGCAGGGCACCGAGGGACGCTGCCATTCACAGCATTAAGTAAGAATGGTAAAAACCATTTATCAAGAAATTTCCCTTTGCAAGCCCACTTAGCCATTTAAAACCATTATTTCTCTGGAGCTCAGCATGCATACTGGAGGCTAAATCACCCAAGTCCACAATGCTACAGACTTGAGTCTATGGGGGCAAACAACACGCCTCCCACCTTCCAAACCATCTTCTCTGAAGAGCTGACTGAAAAATCAAATGAGCATGGCATTTCTGAGGACCATCCCCCCACTGCATTCAGATAAGCCCCATCGAAAAGGAAGCTGAGGCTCCCTCTTAGTGGCACATGatccgacacacacacacacacacacacacacacacacacacacacacacacacacactcacacacacacacactcacactgtagTTAGGCCAGTGTTTCATAAACTGGCGTCACAGCACCTGCTCTAGAGCCCCTGGGTCCTCCTGCTAGGAGCCTGACTCCTGATAACTCAGGATGCAGTGACCtttttgttgaagttgttttttgtttgtttgtttgtttgtttttaattgcggGGTTCAGCCTTGAAAGGAATGGGCAGAATGAGCTGCATTTGATGAGTGTGGTGTACCCTGCCACgaaaggggcagaggcaggcaccgGGAAAGAAATGATTGCTTCTGATAAGCTGACTGTAGAAAGCACACGTGGAGGTCATTGGGgggtgtttttaaagaaaatgagaattcTCTGTAACTATGGAAGATGCCCCTGCCAGATAGCAATGGGATTTGATAAAAAGACGCTGTAAGGGTCAACTTTAGGAAATGCCCGCTGCAGATTTGAATGTGGCCAACAGCATATCACATGAGAGAACAAAACCATCTTGCCCTTCCTTCCCTGCACCCGGGTGGGAGGCATATCTCAGAAAATCGATTTCCCCTGTAAGTCTGGGGGTTGCTTGTCTGTGAGGAAGCCCTGTGGTGCAATAGCTGAGAATGCTCAGGTGACCTGCTCAGCACTCCTGTCTGTGCTTGGTTGAATCTTTAGCTTTGAaactccctccccccaaccccaatAGGGGGGccacaggaagcaaagaaaagcaGCAAGGTCTGAAAGACACAGCGGCTCACCATCTGTCCCAGAAATGTTCCTTGAAGGGGCAAGTACTAGGCTGGGAGGGGGGCTGGCCGCAGCAGCTTTCCCTGGATGGAGTCTGGCCTGATCTAACCACCAGGAAGGACTCAAACAGACTTCTGCCTGGATAGAGCTTTCCGTGAGAACTTTCACCTTTACAAGGATGGCTGCtggaacgggggtggggggggatgatGGGGCGAGGGAGAGCTTAGCAGCAGGCAGCTGCCTTGGTCTAAACAGAGCCCACCTGAGAGGTTTGAAGAAGAGCCCCCCCTCCCCGCGCCGccccgctgtgtgtgtgtgtgtgtgtgtgtgtgtgtgtgtgtgtgtgtgtgcgcgcgcgcgtgctcacgtgtgtgtctgagtgtgatgTACTGGGCTGGACACTTAGATTCTGGGCTTCAGGAAAAGTTCACACCTTCGAGACAATTACACTGACTAGAGAACACCTAAGCAGACTGGAGAGGAGAGGTGGAGCGGGGCAGGAAAAGTATGGGAGACTTTAGGAGggtggaaaaggggaaaaggagggcTAGGAGAGGGGTTGGAGGGAAGAAGGACCGAAGGTTAACCTGAAGCAAagtagaagaaagggagagaggacctGGGAGAAAGCAAGAGAACTGACAACCGGAGAGCACCGCGGTTCTAGTAGAATCAGTGTCAGGTATAGAGACCAGGTACAGAAACAGGCAGGGAGAAATCCTTTACGAAAAGAAGCGGAGGAGGTGGGGCGAAGCGTCCCTGGCAGGCTTGTTCGGGAGGATCTGGGCCAGTTCTCACCTACGCCTAGAGGGGTCAAACATCGCTTTCCATCTCAGGCCTAGCCTCGAACTCCCCACCCAACCCGGGCCTCTGCTCCTGGCCGTCTTACCTGGCCCTTGACCAGGCTGGCAGCAAACTGGCGCATGACGGCCTCCACCGTGTAGGCGCTGGACCAGCCGCGCGGCGTGAGCAGCTCCATGCAGATGGCGCCTCCGTCCAGCACGTAGCCGTTCTCCAGTCGCGGGCTGAGCACCCGCATGAAGGGCGGCGAGAAGGGGAAGTTATCGGGGAAGGTGAGGTTGAGCAGGATGAACTCTGTGTTGGTCTCCTTCATGTCCTGCCACAGCACCGAGTCCTTGTCCACCTGGTGCAGCTTCACGTTCCAGTCGAAGAGGTTCTCGTTTACCAGCTCCACCGAGATGAAGCGGTCGCTGAGGCGCGCGATGTCCTGGAGCTCCTTCATGAGCCGCCGGCTGCGCACCTGTGTGCAGTGCTGCTGGCGCGCCGCGGGCACTAGGCTGCCGCCCGCCGCCGCCGCGGCCACCGCGGGGCCCGGCCCCGCCCTGGCGCCCGCCGCCCGCTCCCGGGGGCCCCCGGCGCCCGCCGCCCCCGCCGCCCCCGCGGCTGGCTGCGGCTGCTTGTCGCGCGCGGCCAGTTCCGCCGCGCGCTTACTCTTGCCCTTGCCGGGCCCCGGGCTGGCGTCGCCTGAGCCCCCGgggtgctgctgttgctgctgctgcttgtggCCGCTGCTCTTACCACCACCTTTGCCGCGCAGCGATGCGCTCTGCTGGCCGCCGCCTCCGCCacggtggttgtggtggtgcttGGGGTCCTCGGTGTCCCGGTTGTGCAGGCGAATGAGCCCGATTTTACGGAGCAGCGTGGCCATCTTAGGCTCGGCTCTGGCGAGGGGCTTGCCGGGGCTCCTGTTCCCCGAGCCGGATAGCTGGGACGCACGGGGCTTGTGGGGGGGAGGCAGACGACCGCTTAGTGGGGCGCGGCGAGGGCCACCTTAGGAGCCGGCGGCCGTGGCGCAGCGGAGCGGGCAGTACCAGCGCTCGCTGGCCGCCTTGTCGCCGCTGTCATATGACGGGTCTTCTCGGGCAAGGGCTCCGGTAGCCCAGGGAGGGGAGGCGTGGAGACGCGGCTCAGCTGCTGTTCCTGGCCGGTCCCTGGGCGCAGTCCCCGGACGCCGGGTGTCCGTGGTCCTTTGTGCGCGGCCGCAGACCCGCTGGTCCCGAGTCTAAGAGCTGCACCGCGGCGCGCACAACCGCCCGCGGTGCCCCGGAGACAGCGAGGTGGCCGTGGAGTCGCGCTGTGCGCCTGCCGGGCCGTGCTGCGCTGGCGGCTACCGCGGGGCCCGGGCCACTGCCGCTCTCGTTGCCGCCGCCGCTGCGGCTGCTGACATTGCAGAGGCGGCTGCTCCGTCTGAGCCGAGCCCGGCGCGGAGGGGGCGGCACTGCCGGCCGGGAGGGGGAGCGCGGGGCGGAGCCGCGGGCTTGACTGCACCGAGCCACCCCCGCCGCCAGGTTCCTGCGGCGACACACGCACGGCCGCTGGGGGGAGACAGCGGTACGCGCCCGCACCATTTTCTCCTGGCTGCGTGCTAGCTGCGTGCGCTGGGGAGCCAGGGGAGGGCTGGCCTGAGCGTGCTAATAGGGTCTCTCAGAATCACTGCATTCTTTGGGACCCTAAAACCTGAATGCTGTGTTTGAGGTCCGGGCCTTATATCCCATTTAACCTCCTTAGGACAACCAGAGGGAAAAGGTGGAAATCAACCTCTTTATTAATCCTTCTAACCAGAGGTATGAGCCCAATGTTTCTACGCAACACTTCTGGGCGGTGGGAGCCTAGAATGACAGAAGGAACACGTAAGGACTTTAAAGTCAGGGCGGAAAGCGGGATGAAAGGGTAGATCTACTGCAAACTTAAAGAACAGCCCGTTCAAAGTCACGACTAAAAGCAAACCTTTAGCCAATCCACTCAGCCCTCACTGGTTTGCTCCTTCCACCCCATCCCCTGCCTGCTGGCCGCAGCGTTTCGGCTTTCCATGGCCAGGCTGTGCGTGGTGGCTGCTTTCCAAAATGCAGCGGAGAATAACACCAGACGCCTTCTCTGGCGCTGACCGGTGCTAAGAGCGGGAAAGGACTTTCCGAGCAGCAACCCCCGTTGGccaccccctccccgccccccagggCTGCTCTCCTGAGTGAGGGACCTCCACAATACTCAAATGAGGGAGAGATCCGCCTTCCGCCTGCAGATTCACAGTCCACCctgcctttccttcttccttcagc
Above is a window of Mus musculus strain C57BL/6J chromosome 13, GRCm38.p6 C57BL/6J DNA encoding:
- the Ube2ql1 gene encoding ubiquitin-conjugating enzyme E2Q-like protein 1: MATLLRKIGLIRLHNRDTEDPKHHHNHRGGGGGQQSASLRGKGGGKSSGHKQQQQQQHPGGSGDASPGPGKGKSKRAAELAARDKQPQPAAGAAGAAGAGGPRERAAGARAGPGPAVAAAAAGGSLVPAARQQHCTQVRSRRLMKELQDIARLSDRFISVELVNENLFDWNVKLHQVDKDSVLWQDMKETNTEFILLNLTFPDNFPFSPPFMRVLSPRLENGYVLDGGAICMELLTPRGWSSAYTVEAVMRQFAASLVKGQGRICRKAGKSKKSFSRKEAEATFKSLVKTHEKYGWVTPPVSDG